In one window of Fictibacillus phosphorivorans DNA:
- a CDS encoding nucleobase:cation symporter-2 family protein, with amino-acid sequence MKKGKVFSLGIQHVLAMYAGAVIVPLIVGSALKLSPEQLAYLVAIDLLTCGLATLIQVWQNRFFGVGLPVVLGCTFTAVGPMIAIGGQYGMSAIYGSIIAAGLFVVIFAGAFGKILKLFPPIVTGTVVTIIGITLIPVAIKDMAGGAGSENFGSAQNLLLSFGVLAFILLLYRFSKGFIRSVSILIGLIAGTIVSVFLGLVDFTPVMKASWVHMPTPFYFGVPTFELGAIITMILVAIVSLIESTGVFMALGKICDRDLTPRDLTKGYRGEGLAIILGGIFNAFPYTTYSQNVGLVQLSGVKAKQVIYVAGGMLIFLGLIPKVAALTTLIPTAVMGGAMVAMFGMVFASGIKMLSEVNLAKQENLLIIACSVGMGLGVTVEPELFSRLPESIQILTENGIVAGSLMAVLLNLLFNTKSKKVIVSHVQQNQKQAV; translated from the coding sequence ATGAAGAAGGGTAAAGTGTTTTCTCTTGGGATCCAGCACGTTCTTGCTATGTATGCAGGAGCAGTGATCGTACCTTTGATCGTAGGAAGTGCATTGAAATTATCTCCGGAACAGTTAGCTTATTTAGTAGCGATCGATCTTTTAACATGTGGCCTAGCAACACTAATCCAAGTTTGGCAGAATCGCTTTTTCGGAGTAGGTCTTCCCGTTGTTCTTGGATGTACTTTTACAGCAGTAGGACCGATGATTGCCATAGGTGGACAATATGGAATGAGTGCCATTTACGGTTCCATCATTGCAGCAGGTCTATTCGTAGTTATTTTTGCTGGAGCGTTTGGAAAAATTCTTAAGCTTTTCCCACCAATCGTGACGGGAACTGTTGTAACAATAATAGGAATTACTTTAATACCCGTTGCAATTAAAGACATGGCAGGCGGAGCGGGAAGCGAGAACTTTGGTTCAGCACAAAACTTATTGCTTTCTTTTGGTGTGTTAGCATTCATCTTACTTTTATATCGATTTTCTAAAGGTTTCATTCGTTCTGTCTCTATCTTGATCGGCCTCATAGCGGGAACTATCGTTTCTGTATTCCTTGGTTTGGTTGACTTCACACCGGTTATGAAAGCATCATGGGTTCACATGCCAACGCCTTTTTATTTTGGAGTTCCTACCTTTGAACTTGGTGCGATCATCACCATGATATTAGTTGCTATCGTTAGTTTGATTGAGTCAACAGGTGTATTTATGGCTTTAGGAAAGATATGCGATAGAGACTTAACACCGAGAGACTTAACAAAAGGGTATCGAGGAGAAGGTCTTGCCATCATCTTAGGTGGAATCTTTAATGCATTTCCTTATACGACTTATTCACAAAACGTAGGCCTTGTTCAATTATCGGGAGTAAAAGCAAAACAGGTGATCTATGTTGCAGGGGGGATGTTGATTTTCCTTGGCTTAATTCCTAAAGTTGCTGCACTTACGACTTTAATCCCAACAGCTGTAATGGGAGGAGCAATGGTTGCCATGTTTGGAATGGTGTTTGCTTCAGGTATCAAAATGCTAAGTGAAGTGAACCTCGCTAAACAAGAAAATCTTCTGATCATTGCTTGTTCAGTAGGAATGGGGTTAGGGGTAACCGTAGAACCTGAACTGTTCAGCAGACTTCCGGAAAGTATTCAAATACTTACTGAAAACGGAATTGTAGCTGGAAGTTTGATGGCTGTTCTACTGAATTTATTATTTAACACAAAGTCTAAAAAAGTGATTGTTTCTCACGTTCAACAAAATCAGAAGCAAGCTGTATAA
- a CDS encoding VOC family protein, whose amino-acid sequence MIVAVNPYVVTDGKGKEAVQFYVDALNAELISLQTFGDMPEDPNHPLPEEAKDRVMNAQFKVGDTVMMLSDNFPGMPYTVGNQVTIAIHIDSVESSKQVFEKLSKEGKVTMPLQETFWSPSYGQVKDKYGVEWQVSAVQQD is encoded by the coding sequence ATGATTGTAGCAGTGAATCCTTATGTAGTAACTGATGGTAAAGGTAAAGAAGCAGTGCAGTTTTATGTTGATGCATTGAATGCAGAACTTATTTCACTTCAAACATTCGGAGATATGCCAGAGGATCCCAATCATCCACTTCCTGAAGAAGCGAAAGACCGTGTCATGAATGCTCAATTTAAAGTAGGCGATACCGTTATGATGCTTTCCGATAATTTTCCTGGAATGCCTTATACAGTCGGAAATCAAGTTACCATCGCCATTCATATCGATTCTGTAGAATCATCAAAACAAGTTTTTGAGAAACTTTCTAAAGAGGGAAAAGTAACAATGCCTCTACAAGAAACATTCTGGAGCCCATCGTATGGCCAAGTAAAAGATAAATATGGTGTAGAATGGCAAGTTTCTGCCGTTCAGCAAGACTAA
- a CDS encoding aldehyde dehydrogenase yields MKESTKESIDKLVQAQRTYFRSGVTRSYEFRMKALNNLSKLVRNNEAKILHALKTDLNKSEAEAYTTEIGFLLEEIRHTQKHLKKWMEPKKVKTAKTHIGSKGYTIAEPYGVTLIIAPWNYPFQLQLAPLIGAIAAGNTAILKPSELTPQTSKLLNELIKEYYHPDFIAVVEGGVETNQILLDQPLDYIFFTGSVPVGKIVMEAASKRLIPLTLELGGKSPCIVDETADLKLAAKRIAFGKFTNVGQTCIAPDYIYLHKNIRQPFIDTFKEVIKEFYGENPLQNEEFGKIVNDRHFNRLKSYLSEGEILLGGRYDETSEKIEPTLIVPSDTSSPVMSDEIFGPIFPVMEYESIDEVIDFVVERPKPLALYLFTINKEVEEKVVNNISFGGGSINDTLMHIATPYLPFGGVGESGIGSYHGESSFVAFSHNKSVLNQTNKFDFSFRYPNAKHGLKIIKKLMK; encoded by the coding sequence ATGAAAGAAAGCACAAAGGAATCAATCGATAAACTTGTACAAGCTCAGAGAACCTACTTTCGAAGCGGTGTAACTCGATCATATGAATTCCGTATGAAGGCTTTGAACAACCTTTCAAAGCTTGTTCGAAACAACGAAGCGAAAATTCTTCATGCATTAAAGACAGATTTAAATAAATCAGAAGCAGAAGCTTACACAACGGAGATTGGCTTTTTATTAGAAGAAATTCGTCATACTCAAAAACATCTAAAAAAATGGATGGAACCTAAAAAAGTAAAAACAGCAAAAACCCATATCGGATCAAAAGGTTATACCATCGCTGAACCTTATGGCGTCACATTAATAATCGCGCCATGGAACTATCCGTTTCAACTGCAACTAGCTCCGTTAATCGGTGCGATCGCAGCGGGAAATACGGCCATTTTAAAACCATCTGAACTTACGCCACAAACGTCAAAACTATTGAATGAACTTATCAAAGAATACTATCATCCTGATTTTATCGCAGTCGTAGAAGGCGGGGTTGAAACCAATCAAATCTTACTCGATCAACCATTAGATTATATATTCTTCACAGGAAGCGTTCCTGTAGGTAAAATCGTGATGGAAGCGGCAAGTAAGAGACTTATTCCTCTTACATTAGAACTAGGTGGCAAGAGTCCTTGTATTGTAGATGAAACAGCAGACCTTAAACTTGCTGCGAAGCGAATAGCTTTCGGAAAATTTACGAACGTTGGTCAAACGTGTATAGCACCAGATTATATCTATTTACACAAAAACATACGTCAACCATTCATTGATACATTTAAAGAAGTCATAAAAGAATTTTACGGCGAAAACCCACTTCAGAATGAAGAATTCGGTAAGATCGTAAATGATCGTCATTTTAATCGTTTAAAAAGTTACTTATCAGAAGGCGAGATACTTTTAGGTGGTCGATACGACGAAACCAGTGAAAAGATCGAACCAACTTTAATAGTTCCATCTGATACTTCTTCACCTGTAATGAGTGATGAAATCTTTGGACCCATCTTTCCAGTCATGGAATATGAAAGCATTGATGAAGTAATCGATTTTGTTGTTGAACGCCCAAAACCGCTTGCACTATACCTGTTTACAATTAACAAAGAGGTAGAAGAAAAAGTGGTGAATAACATCTCGTTTGGTGGTGGATCGATCAACGACACATTGATGCACATCGCCACGCCATATCTGCCTTTTGGCGGGGTAGGAGAGAGCGGGATTGGAAGTTATCACGGTGAGTCCAGTTTCGTTGCGTTTTCTCATAACAAAAGTGTGCTCAACCAAACGAACAAATTCGACTTTAGTTTTCGATACCCGAACGCTAAACATGGTTTGAAAATCATTAAAAAGTTAATGAAATAG
- a CDS encoding xanthine phosphoribosyltransferase: MNFLEKKICDEGIVLSPSVLKVDSFLNHQIDPELMLQIGTEFADRFKNEGITKIVTIESSGIAPAVFAGLKLSVPIVFARKKKSLTLTDGLLTSSVYSFTKQEQNEISVAKKFIQPGDRVLIIDDFLAHGEAALGLAELVDQAHATIAGFGIVIEKSFQVGRQKLEDQGYRVESIARIKEMDTKGITFILSEVMSS; encoded by the coding sequence ATGAATTTTTTAGAAAAGAAAATTTGTGATGAAGGAATTGTATTGTCACCGTCCGTTTTAAAAGTAGACTCGTTTTTAAACCATCAGATCGACCCAGAACTCATGCTGCAAATAGGTACTGAATTTGCCGATCGTTTTAAGAATGAAGGAATTACGAAAATTGTAACGATCGAATCTTCAGGTATAGCACCTGCTGTTTTCGCGGGATTGAAACTTTCCGTACCTATCGTCTTTGCGCGAAAAAAGAAATCGTTAACTTTAACAGATGGATTATTAACATCGAGCGTTTATTCATTTACCAAACAAGAACAAAACGAAATTTCTGTTGCAAAGAAATTCATTCAACCCGGTGATAGGGTGTTAATCATCGATGATTTCCTTGCACATGGTGAAGCTGCACTCGGTCTAGCTGAACTTGTAGATCAAGCACATGCTACCATTGCTGGATTTGGTATCGTGATTGAAAAATCGTTTCAAGTTGGTCGTCAAAAGCTTGAGGATCAGGGGTATCGCGTTGAATCAATCGCAAGAATAAAAGAAATGGATACGAAGGGGATAACGTTCATTCTATCTGAGGTGATGTCATCATGA
- a CDS encoding bifunctional 2',3'-cyclic-nucleotide 2'-phosphodiesterase/3'-nucleotidase has protein sequence MNKNVKKVASLTLAISLLSSPLAGQAIAKTPAKHKSKVNLRIMETTDIHTNLLNFDYYKNATSENVGLAKTATLVKTAREDLKYSQNSVLVDNGDLIQGTPLGTYKAKISPLKDGEVHPAIAAMNLMDYDMATLGNHEFNYGLDFLAETYDDANFPFVNANVYVDDKDNNPKNDVNKYTPYKIVKKFVRDEYGRPKLLKIGYIGFVPPQINEWDKSHLDGKVITKNIIESAEKFIPQMKKKGADIIIAQAHSGFNGSETNTEDVIYSLSKVKGISAITFSHTHKIFPAADEKSLDALFKDAKGNVLPGVDNAKGTINGVPAVQAGYGGGSLGLIDLTLQQDRGRWKIVSSQSSVRSAAAVKPDEKVVNTVKNAHEATIKYVNTPIGSTTDDIHSFFALVQDDPSVQVVTNAQKWYVEKYISLNKPEYKDLPILSVGAPFKAGRNGVTEFTEIQKGPLTIRSAGDLYLYDNTLKALKVKGSVVKEWLEMSAGKFKTIDPTKTEAQELLDAGFPVYNFDVIDGVNYQVDVTKAPKYDKNGAVINADSNRIVNLTYDGKAIDPNQDFIVVTNNYRAGGGGNFPGVKGSEYVVDSADENRQILMDYITEMKEITPTADNNWSIAPISGNANVTFLSSPNGQKYTSETGKIQYTNKTDANGFGIYSIDLK, from the coding sequence GTGAATAAAAATGTTAAGAAAGTCGCTTCACTTACTCTAGCTATCAGTCTTTTAAGTTCACCTCTAGCAGGCCAAGCCATCGCTAAAACACCAGCAAAACACAAAAGTAAAGTTAACCTCAGAATCATGGAAACAACAGACATTCATACAAACCTATTAAACTTTGATTATTACAAAAATGCAACATCTGAAAACGTTGGTCTAGCAAAGACTGCTACACTTGTTAAAACGGCTCGAGAAGACTTAAAGTACAGTCAAAACAGTGTGCTAGTTGATAATGGAGACCTGATTCAAGGTACGCCACTTGGTACATACAAAGCAAAGATCTCCCCGCTAAAAGATGGTGAAGTTCATCCAGCCATCGCAGCTATGAATCTCATGGATTATGATATGGCAACACTAGGAAATCATGAGTTCAACTATGGTCTTGATTTTCTAGCAGAAACGTACGATGATGCTAATTTTCCTTTTGTAAACGCTAACGTATATGTAGATGATAAAGATAACAATCCAAAAAATGACGTTAACAAATATACACCTTACAAAATTGTAAAGAAATTCGTTAGAGATGAATATGGCAGACCGAAGCTTTTGAAGATCGGATACATTGGTTTCGTACCACCACAGATCAACGAATGGGATAAATCTCATCTTGATGGAAAAGTAATTACAAAGAATATCATTGAAAGCGCAGAAAAGTTCATCCCGCAAATGAAGAAAAAAGGTGCAGACATCATTATCGCACAAGCTCACTCTGGCTTTAATGGAAGTGAAACGAATACAGAAGATGTTATTTATTCACTTAGCAAAGTAAAAGGAATTAGTGCTATTACATTCTCGCACACACATAAAATTTTCCCAGCAGCTGATGAGAAATCACTAGATGCCTTGTTTAAAGACGCAAAAGGTAATGTTCTTCCTGGCGTTGATAATGCAAAAGGTACAATAAACGGTGTACCCGCAGTACAAGCTGGATATGGTGGAGGCTCACTTGGTCTGATCGATTTAACCCTTCAACAAGATCGTGGAAGATGGAAAATAGTTTCCTCACAATCTTCTGTAAGAAGTGCAGCTGCCGTTAAACCAGATGAAAAAGTGGTTAACACGGTTAAAAATGCTCATGAAGCTACGATTAAGTACGTGAACACACCAATCGGCTCAACAACTGATGATATTCATAGCTTCTTTGCGCTTGTTCAAGATGATCCATCTGTACAAGTTGTAACGAACGCTCAAAAATGGTATGTAGAAAAATACATCTCATTAAACAAGCCAGAATATAAAGATCTTCCTATACTCTCAGTTGGAGCTCCATTTAAAGCAGGAAGAAATGGTGTAACTGAATTTACCGAGATTCAAAAAGGACCACTTACGATTCGCAGTGCAGGTGACCTTTATCTTTATGACAATACGTTAAAAGCGCTAAAAGTAAAAGGTTCTGTTGTTAAAGAATGGTTAGAAATGTCCGCTGGGAAATTCAAGACCATAGATCCTACCAAAACAGAAGCACAAGAACTCTTAGATGCAGGTTTCCCTGTTTATAACTTTGACGTAATTGACGGTGTTAATTATCAAGTCGATGTTACGAAAGCTCCTAAGTATGATAAAAACGGAGCAGTGATCAATGCTGACAGCAATCGAATTGTAAATCTAACATATGATGGAAAAGCTATCGACCCTAACCAAGATTTTATTGTAGTAACGAACAACTATAGAGCGGGTGGAGGCGGAAACTTCCCTGGAGTAAAAGGTAGCGAATATGTAGTTGATTCAGCTGATGAAAACCGACAAATTTTGATGGATTACATCACGGAGATGAAGGAGATCACGCCTACAGCTGACAACAACTGGTCCATCGCTCCCATCAGCGGAAATGCTAACGTAACGTTCCTATCTTCGCCGAACGGTCAAAAATATACGAGTGAGACAGGTAAGATACAATATACGAATAAAACAGATGCAAATGGATTCGGAATTTATAGTATTGATCTAAAATAA